From a single Candidatus Cloacimonadota bacterium genomic region:
- a CDS encoding nucleotidyltransferase domain-containing protein, with translation MRFGLQENVIKQINSIFAKSECVEKAIIYGSRAKGNFKPGSDIDFTLIGKKLNLQELNKIDLMLDDLILPQIFDLSIFRYIHNPDLIQHINRMGKVFFQR, from the coding sequence ATGCGTTTTGGATTGCAAGAAAATGTGATTAAGCAAATTAATTCGATATTTGCAAAAAGTGAATGTGTTGAAAAAGCAATTATTTACGGTTCAAGAGCCAAAGGTAATTTCAAGCCCGGCTCTGACATTGATTTTACATTAATAGGGAAAAAATTAAACCTTCAAGAGTTGAATAAAATCGACCTGATGCTGGATGACTTGATTCTTCCTCAAATTTTTGATTTGTCAATTTTTCGTTATATCCATAATCCTGATCTGATTCAACATATCAATCGCATGGGAAAAGTTTTTTTTCAGCGATAA